ctaggggcaggcgtggagcgcacgtggataggcctattgaaggagcagtggctccgagcacgtagccttctctcaagccctgcaagccctcctccctggacgatccctgcCCTGGATACTGAACCCGGAGAGCGGACGGACGACCTGCGACGTCACGCACGCTCCACATGCGCTCCACGCTGGCCCCTAGcctcttcctggtggccacagaaggagctcccggctggtaatccaccttttGCAGCCCAGTCAGAACACTGTCTGggtaaagtgggccttgagagctaaggaagtcctcctcttcctgcctctgttctgcctcaagtatcctgtccattattccacgcagtatgTGCTCCAAcagaggtggacaagggggacagtgtcactgatgcatgcactgttactgctcaccatcctcgtggcctcctcaaatggtgacaggacagtgcatgcatccctgatcatggcccactggtgtggggaaaaaaaaacaagctcccctgaccttgtcctggtgccatagtcgcacaggtactcattgatggccctctggggCACGCTGCGGGAATGGACGCAGACTAGAGGAGCTCCTCACACCCACGGCTCTTAGTCCCCTTCCAGCCTGATCGTTTTGAATATGGGCAAGAGGGACAAGCACACTACAGGTCCCAGCCAGCAACTCTCGTTTTCGGTGCCCAGAAACCGCAGGAGTGCTTCAGCTCACAAAATCCCCAAATGAGAGGCCGCACAGGATCAAAGATGGCGACGCTGCAGCACGAGGCAGACCCCAGAGAGGACTCCATGTAACCTGCGGAAGATCTGGTAAGAGACACCGATTACACAGATCACCCTGTACAGCTATCAGAGATAACACAGATAGCTGCAGACATCAAAAACGCCTTCTCTTCAGCTTTAACTGAACTGAAAGACGATCTCCTCTCCCTTAATGAGTGGATGCAAATACTGAGAAGGCAGAAGCTCAAAGGGATAGGGCTATTGAGCACCTGGGATCTGTAGTGCATACCCATGCTAATCACTTTATCCACGTAAAGGACCTCGACAACAGGGAGAGAAGACAAAACAGAGTCAGAGGGATCCCAGAGACCAGTGAATCTGCCCTGATAAAATCAGCACTGCAGGCTGTCTTTAATGATCTTTTGGAACGTCCCAAAGATACGGACATAGAATTTATCAGGGCTCACAGGGCTTTGAATCCAAGCCCTGCAGACACAGCCCCTCCGAGAGACTGTGCTGCTTGCAAAGCTTCTCCCACAAGGAGGAAATTTTACACAAATCcagaaaaaatgatcacatcttcTTTAATGATCAGCCTATATCCTTATTCCAGGACCTTTCTCACATTACCCTTCAAAACAGGCGAGCATTGCGTCCCTGCTGGAGGAGTTCTGAGAGAGAAGGGTATTCCATCAGAGACGTGTCTAGCATGGGGCTATTGAGGCTAAAGCCCGAATGTGTGCCCAATAGCCCCGAGTGTCCCCCGAGTGTTAGAGAAGAAAAAATAGTTCGCCCGCCGTCAGGACTGAGACAGGCAGGCAGACTGAGACAGCAGCGGCGGCAGTTTACACTCTGTGTGCTTCGCCGCCCACCTACACAGACTCTGTGTGCTTCGGCGCCGCCCACTGACTGACaacaggcggagtgatatgccgcAGAAGACCAGGAGATCGACGGCGCGGCGACGGCGAGGTGACGCCCCCTTCTCCCTCATCCTCAACTTCCAGTCACGATGGATAACGGCCATGTTAGCTGCCTGAGACTGGGACAGAACAACGAAGAGTCAAGGAAAAGAAAaggtgtttctctctctctctctctctctctctctctctctctctcttctctctctctctctctctctctctctctctctctctctctctctcttctctctctctctctctctctctctctctctctctctctctctctctcctctctctctctctctctctctctctctctctctctctctctctctctctctctctctctctctctctctctctctctctctctctctctcctctctctcctctctccttctctctctctctcctctctctcctctctcctctctctccacagagactgcaattgatggcacagtggcatcatgtgaaggggcacggtggctgcaattgatggctcaGTGGCATCATGTGAAGGGGCAacggtgactgcaattgatggcacagtggcatcatgTGAAGGGGCacggtgactgcaattgatggcacagtggcatcatgTGAAGGGGCAccggtgactgcaattgatggcacagtggcatcatgTGAAGGGGCacggtgactgcaattgatggcacagtggcatcatgTGAAGGGGCACGGTggcctgcaattgatggcacagtggcatcatgtgaaggggcacggtggctgcaattgatggctcaGTGGCATCATGTGAAGGGGCacggtgactgcaattgatggcacagtggcatcatgTGAAGGGGCacggtgactgcaattgatggcacagtggcatcatgtgaaggggcacggtggctgcaattgatgcacAGTGGCATCATGTgaatggggcacggtggctgcaattgatggcacagtggcatcatgtgacggggcacggtggctgcaattgatggcacagtggcttcatgtgacggggcacggtggcttcatgtgacggggcacgttggctgcaattgatggggcacagtggcctcATGTGATGGGCCcgggtggctgcaattgatggcacagtggctacatgtgacaaggtatagtggctgcaattgatgggcacagtggctacatgtgacaaggtatagtggctgcaattgatgggcacagtggcttcaatttgtgggggcacagtggcttcatttgagggggcacagtggcttcatttgagggggcacagtggcttcattgagggggcacagtggcttcatttgagggggcacagtggcctcatgtgacggggttagagtggctgcatttgatggtgcacagtggcttcatgtgatggtgcacagtggcttcatgtgatggtgcacagtggctgcaattgatggggcatttATTGGTATTTATTTCTACGGAgcatgcagagcattgcacccagttGTATTTTCCCTGGGTGGGTTAATGCAACCATGTTTTATATTGTACATCCCTATACACCTATAAAAGGGGATGGGCAttaaggtgtgtgtatatatacagagtaAACACCTCCAAAATCTTGATATACCAGACATGTGTGAAGGGCGATGGAAtgcagccaatttttttttctatttctttgtgTACATTGTAATGCACATGCACTGAGCAATGTACACTCTGGGCTTGGGATGGGTTCTAGGACACTGTAACTTCTGTCTCGGCACATGTGCAGGATTGACATAATCCTGAACTTAATGTGTCTCTGGATTGCTTTTCAGTGGTGTTATCTGGGAGAACGTGTCAATTTTGAGATGTGGCCAAAAAGCATTGATACAGACTGGGGACCGTGGTCCGTTTAGGGAGAGTGCACCTGGACCTGCAGCAGAGGCGTCTCTTCGTCTATAAGACACTGCGACAGTCCAGACTTGGAGTAGGTAAAGAAAGTAAGCTTGCGCCAATGTAAAGAACCATTTTGATCATGTTAAGAATTACAGTATTCATTTTGTGTAGATGTCATAATTTGTTTCTGGTTTGTCTGTGAAAGCCTAAACAGACTATTGGGATATTAATGGAGTACTCCAGTTAGTTACAGATAATTTTGCCATACTTAAAGCGAGATTCTGgccaggaaaatttttttttttttttaaaagtcagcagctacaaacactgtagctgtgctggctttaaataagtacacttacctgtcctgggtgcccgcgatgtcggccgcccgaggccgacccgtccctcggctctcgggtcccggcaccgccatcctaactaagggaaacaggcagtggagccttatggcttcactgcccgtttcgtactgcgcatgcgggagtcgcgcagcgctttgtgaatgggacgcgatgtgttgtgggacacacacagttcctataacacaccgcgccccattccccagaagacaacgcggggaggagaagacagaacatcaccgcggcataggaagaggcagaataggaagactgcctagcaacagccatttcaggttagtttaaaaaaaaaaaataattttttttttttttttttggggggtggaccTTCACTTTAAAGTGTTCCGGCCTCCGCTTCAAAAAATCTAAAGTCAGctactacacatactgtagctactgacatttaatattaggacacttacctgtcctggagtccagcgagtGTCGGCACCgaagccgatgtttccatcagctgtcgggtactGCCTCCGCCATTGAGGGTGACAACTGCGCATACGCTCTCAAACTGACCTGGCATTTCTTCTTTAGGACATCATAAAAAGACCAAATGTTTGTATCTTGTTGTCCATTCAGAGCTCCATTGGAATAATCTGCAGTTCAAGTCTAGAATGCTTTCATTGCAAAGACTAAGTTCTATGTATTTACAGTTACAATTAAAGTTTCACctgcatcttttatttttttattttttgttggttaGAGCTCACATGTAATAACAAAGGAGTATGAACTAAGGGCATGCTGAGGATACCCATATCAAACCATTGCAGTTTGCTTTAGCTCTGCCTCTCCTAAGTATATTCCCTTAAAATAAATCTTTACAACCTGATAAAATATatagttctttagcaaggaacatatattccacattaataataatgctaccaaaataagtgtgtgctgtaaattgcctcctgcattgctcctgtttcttcttgctggacgcggccattttgctgaagcccagagtccgAGCAGTAAATCGTAAAGCACAACTAAACCCATTAATTTAATGGtttaaaaacagttacattcctgtaatgccaggattgctaaactgtcacatttgcttgtgtcctcaaccaaactgttgtaccataaaattgctggtgtcataactaacatctgcagcaccatggtagttgcagatcaaacagaagcagcatccttggctgtaaagataggagggtttaattaaggctgtcagcagatcagcatctacaaattcagcagtgcctaaaaatggagagcaactcaGCATGtgtagtgtattactggattttatacagtataggcacttatcttcaatgttttacatagctatacctgcaatagAAGCAGCAGAAAGTGATCTATCGGgtcataattttttttactaaagttccactttgacTATAGTGCCAGATGTGAGGGTAATGGCCTAAGGGTTAGGCTAAAGTGATTCCTAAGATGCATAACTGGTAAATATCGGTATTTAAGGGGAAAGTGGCTGGGGAGAGGGGGTGATAAGTAGGGAATGGGGAAAAAGGGAAGGTAGGAGAGAGATCGTCTCTGCCGCAAGAGTTCAAAACCAACAAACAGAGGGAATGTTGATTGGAAAATGAATAAACATGAATAGAAGCAGTAATCtgttcaaggcatttttttttgacAGAGGTCCTCTCAGACTCAAcccttgtttaggggtgggagGCCCTTTGTCCAGAGAGTGAGAAAGGGTACAGGTAAAGGGTCTTTCATATATAGTCAACTGATTATTGTGTAGATCCAACCGGATTCTGTTCTGTCAAAGCTGTGTATCTGTCTGTGGTTTGGAAATGATTCCAGCATGCCCAAATGCGTGATAATTTGGCTGTGGAATCACGAGCAATATGAATCAAATTTTCCATCTCCATGATTTTACAGATGCATTTAAGCCATTCAGAAATATTTGGGGTGTGGGATGATCGCTAATGTACTGgaatcagggccggactggcctaccggacaTTTTGCGGGCATGTGCCGTTCCAAGGCTAGCCGGTCTCTGGAAAGCCCGCACAGGCTTGGCTGGcacatgcgcagtaatgtaatggtgctgggtggcgccatttgttCCAGGGCGACAAAGCACTCCTCTAAGAGGTGGCGGCGACATGCGCCAGTCTCCACATCACAGCCGCATCGGCCAGGTAAGACCAGATCCCTCCGCAGCCTGTATCTGGcctctctcctgtaccatgtctgaccAACCACATGTCCTGGGATTAAAATATATAGAGGGGGTGAGAAGGGGACAATGGCACAGTCTATAGCAAATGTCCTATAGCAAATTAAAATGCTGATTGGGAAACTAATAGTTACAGGATCTTTTTGATAATTTTTATAGGTCATGGATATTAGAAAATTTTTCCTCACCAAGGTTTCAGCAGCAGAATCATCACCGTCAGTGCAGTCTCAGCAGGAAGAAGAATCTCTTACCTCTGGCTCTGAACAAATTATCGATTTTGATGATGATCCCTTAGATGCTGAGGAAGGTTCAAGGTCATCATGTCTAGAAAGCAGTGAAGAACTGCCAGAAAGAGCAGGGAGTAGCTCTGTAAATCTGAGTTTAGTATGTGAGGCTACTGATTTAGGGGATGTTGAAAAGGGGCCAGTACAGCCTAAACTGGCACAATATCCTTATGAATATTTTGGCACACAAAAACGTTCATTtcagtttcattggttagaaaaatACAGCTGGTTGGAGTATTCAATCCAAAAAAATGCCTCATTCTGTTTTAGCTGCAGAAATTTTGGTACAAAACAAGGTCGGTCACACTTAGATTCACTTATGTGCAAAAGTGGATACAAAAACTGGAAAAGAGCTCTAGATTCATTTAAAGAACACGATAAATCTTCAGCTCATAAGTCTGGTATGCTGTCATGGTCTGCATACAAAGACAGTATACTCCGTGGTAATGTGCTTGAGAAGATCCAAACAGGTAGAGAGGTTCAAATTCAGGAAAGGAGAGATTATCTTAAACGTCTTGTGGCTGTTGCAACGTTCCTTAGTAAACAAGGAATTTCATTTAGAGGTCATGATGAATCAGAAAATAGTCAGAATAGGGGAAATTTTAAGGAATGTTTAAATTTGATTTCTAAATTTGACACCTTCCTCAAAAATTATTCACCACCTGCAAACTCTACCTATACTTCTCCTTTATCTCAGAATGCAATTATTCAGTGCTGCTCTGAGGAAGTTAGCAGTAAGATAGTCAATGAATTAAAGGCTTCTGGTCTTTATTCGGTAATGGCAGATGAGGCAAGAGATCATCAAAAAGAACAATTAGCCGTATTTATCCGCTACGTTTTACCCGAAAATGGTGAAATAAAAgaacattttctttctttgaagGAATTGAAAGATTTCTGTGCGGATTCAATCACTGAATCTTTGCAGGAGTGTTTGAAAGATTATGGGCTAGATAGCCTTTTATGCGTTGCACAAACTTA
This Aquarana catesbeiana isolate 2022-GZ linkage group LG13, ASM4218655v1, whole genome shotgun sequence DNA region includes the following protein-coding sequences:
- the LOC141117715 gene encoding zinc finger MYM-type protein 1-like codes for the protein MDIRKFFLTKVSAAESSPSVQSQQEEESLTSGSEQIIDFDDDPLDAEEGSRSSCLESSEELPERAGSSSVNLSLVCEATDLGDVEKGPVQPKLAQYPYEYFGTQKRSFQFHWLEKYSWLEYSIQKNASFCFSCRNFGTKQGRSHLDSLMCKSGYKNWKRALDSFKEHDKSSAHKSGMLSWSAYKDSILRGNVLEKIQTGREVQIQERRDYLKRLVAVATFLSKQGISFRGHDESENSQNRGNFKECLNLISKFDTFLKNYSPPANSTYTSPLSQNAIIQCCSEEVSSKIVNELKASGLYSVMADEARDHQKEQLAVFIRYVLPENGEIKEHFLSLKELKDFCADSITESLQECLKDYGLDSLLCVAQTYDGAAVMSGVSGGVQAKFQKYHPEAIYVHCYAHELNLVLCHTCKAIKEAKDFFNTMENLYTFFSTSLIHHQKFKDAQSTLGLKPGELVQLSDTRWSCQIRSVNALITNFVPVCKCLSEIKSSTASGLLSNLKKISVIFLSLCSKLY